The Microbulbifer sp. YPW1 genome contains the following window.
CTCTTTATCATCGCGTTATCGCCGGCGCGTAATTAGAAAATGTTGTAGCGAACCGAAACCCCAAAGGTGGTCGGCGCCTGGCGATAGAAAGAGCGGCCAGCAAAACTGGAGAACGCATAGGTCTCCGCACTGCTGTCCTCAATGTTTTTGATCCAACCACTGACTTCCCAGCGCTCGCCGGCATCGCTCAGCGAGGCTTCCGCGTCCCAGGAGTGCACAGGTCCGGACAGAGCGTTGTCGTCCGCCAGCTGTGCGGTCATCTCATCGCTGTAGGTGTAGCTGGTCTGCAGGCGCAGGTTGTAGTCGGCGAGCGGCAGGTCGTAGGCGACCAGGCTGTTGTAACTCCATTCCGGGGCCTGCGACAGCGAGGCGCCTGCGGGCAGCGGTGCGGCCAGGGCATCCACAAACAACTGGTTTACGCCATCGGCGTTGTCGTTCACCGACGGATCCGCGGCGATGCCGCGCATGTCGGCGGTGCCCGGTGCCCTGGTGACTTCGCTATCCAGGAAGGCCACACCGGCCATTACCGTCAGGTTGTCGGTGGGCAGCCAGTGCAGGTCCAGTTCGAAACCGTTGGTTTTGGATTCCGGTACATTGACCAGGGTGGTATCCGCTACCGGGAATTCCAGGTAGTTACTGAAATCGTCAACGATGATGGTCACCAGTGACTGGCGATCGGTGTAGTCGAGACTGAACAGGGCACCGTTCAGCTGCAGCGAGGCGTCGAACAGGGTGGCCTTGAAGCCCGCTTCAAAAGACAGAACTTTTTCCGGCTCCACGTACGCCCAGCTGGCGTCGTCGAGAATCGCTGCGCCGTAGTAGGCGCCGGCCTTGTAGCTGTTGGATACGTTGGCGTAGAGCAGCAGGTCGTCGTGCAGCTGCCAGTCGAGACCCAGCTTGCCGGTCACGGCATTTTCGCTGCTGCTGTCGTTGAGCTCGGCGATGGTGTCATTGAACGAGTAGATATCGTCGTGGTTGGTGGAGATACCGTCGAAGGTGCGGTCGTCCGCGCTGTAGCGGATACCGGCGACCAGGTTGAAGGAATCGCCCAGCGCGGTTTCGGTGTGCAGGTAGGCCCCCCAGGATTTGGTGACCTGCTCATATTCTGCGGTAAGCAGGTCCCACCCCTGAGCGGAAACATCGGCCGGGTCGAGTACGAAGGTGCTGGCCACGGAATCGGTGACGAAGAAGGAATCGTCGAACACATCGCGGACGTTTACCGTGTCCTCGGAAATATTCACCCCGGCGACCCAGGTGGTGGCACCGTCACCATTGCTGACCACGCGGAATTCCTGGGACCACTGGCTCATTTCGTTGTCCTGGTACAGGTCGAGAATCGCCGCGGAGGAGCCGCCGTAGTTGTCCACCACCTCGCGGTCGTAGGCATCGATCGCACTGATGGAGATGAAGTCAAAGGTTTCGAAACCGTAACTCAGATTCAGGGACGCGCCGTGGCCGGATTCATCGCGGGCCACCTTCAGGTCACCAACGTTGACGGTAGAGGCATCGTCGTTGCTGTTAAGTTCGTCGAACGAGGGATCGCCGAAGGCATCGCCGAGACCACTGACCTGAGGTGAAACCGGAGTGGACTTGTCACGACTGAAGTACACCTTGACCAGCGCCTCGCCGTTATCCGCAAACGGGAAGGAAACCTGGCCGCGGCCCGCGGAGCGGTCCACGCTGCCGAACACGCGACCGGTCTGGGGGTCTTCCTGCCAGCCGTCCGCCTTGGCCATGTTCAGGCTCAGGCGGCCCAGCACTTCGCCGCTGATCTGACCACTGACCACGCCCGTCATTTCGCGTGCGCCGAAGTTGCCAATACCCGCATCCACAAAGGCTTCAAATTCGCTGGTGGGTTTTACGCTGATGAAATTGATCGCACCACCGGTGGTGTTCTTGCCGTAGAGGGTGCCCTGGGGGCCCTTCAACACTTCGACCCGCTCGATATCGAACAGCTGGCCGCCGAGGAAGGACGGGTTGCTGGCGAAGACTTCGTCGGTGTAGATACCTACACCGCTGCTGTTGTTGGGGCTGAAATCGTCGAGGCCGATGCCGCGGATGGCGAACACTGGGGTGCCGCCTGAAGTGCTGTTCACGGTGACCAGGCCCGGGGTGTGTGCACCCAGGTCCACGGCGCTGTCGATGCCGAGGTTCTGCATCATCTCACCACTGAACGCATTGGCGGATACGCCGATGTCATTCACCGACTGCTCACGCTTCTGCGCGGTGACGGAGACTTCTTCAATCTGGTTGGCGAAGGTGCCGGATGATATTCCCATCGTGGACAGGAACGCGCCGGTAACGGCGACGGCAAGCGTGTTCTTGGTGAAGCGTCGGCTGGTGTAACCCGAAAATCCCATGACGATGTCCCTCTGATTCAATTATCTGTTTTATGTTGAGGGAGACTATAAAAACCGAATCAAAATTCAGGTATCACCCCAACGGGTGAGGAAACCGAGCTTTTATTCAACTTTAAAAACAAGCACAAAAACCCGCAAGTAGCGGGTTTTTGTCAGAAATTTGCGATATTTTTCTAGGCGTTTAACAGGCTACAGAGCAGTAAGAACTCCAGAGGTTTCGCTTGCCAGCTTACCGTTCTGCTTTTCGGCCCACAGGATCGCCAGCTCACCCAGCAACAGGGTGACGACGGAACCGATCAGCACCGGCCACTGCACACCTTCACCGGGTGTGTAGATAAACAGGAAAATGCTGCCGGCCAGTACCGCGACACAGAACAGTGTCAACGCCCGTGCAAAACCGTCTCCACCGGGCACCCGGAAGGGACGCGCGCGCGCGCCATCGGTGCGGCGCATTTTCAGGAACGCCAGGAACATACCCACATAGGGCAGCAGGAAAATAACCCCACTGAAGGCAAACAGCGACCAGAACAGGTCCTCGTTGGTTTCCACCAGAAAACCGTACAGCACCAGGATAAATGTGCTCATCAAGCCCATCAGTACCGCGGCGCCCACCGGGGTGTTGCGGCTGCGGCTTTTTATCGCAAACGCTTTCGGCAGTTCGCCCTCTTCCGCCGCTTCTGCCGCCGCGCGGTTGCCACCGATGGCCCAGGTAACGCCGTTGGAGAAAAATGTATAGAGCGCACCCACACCCAGCAGCATCACCACGGTTTCTCCAAAGGGCAGTGAAGCAAAGAAGAGCTCCAGGGTATCTACCAGGCCCTCTACCAGATCGATATCTTTTGCCGGGATGGCAGCCAGAATGGCAGTGGTGCCGAGGATATACAGCAGCAGGATAATCGCACCGGAAATCAGGATCGAGCGCGGCACATCGCGCTGCGGATTGCGCATTTCCTCACTGCTGGCACTGATCAGCTCGAAGCCGAGCATGCCGTAAATGATCGCGGGAATGTACTGCAGGCTGTCGCCCAGGTTGGGCTTGATACTCTCGAAAGTGATCGGGTTGGCGAGTCCGTTTTCCGCAGCGTAAAACACTGCGCCAGCGCTGATCACGAAAAAGATGACGATCTTGATTATGGCACCGATGTTCGGCACCCACTTGCCCACATTGAGTGTCACCACGTTGGCGATCACCGCCACCCAGGTAAGCACAATGCCGAGCCCGATCTGCACCGCGACCCCCATGCCCGGCCAGAACAGCTGTTTCGCCACGCCGGCAAACAGGATGAAAATCGCCGGCATCCAGATCGCCACATTGACCCAGTAACTCCAGCTGATACGCGACGCCCAGCGGCCGCCAAATGCGTCCCGCACCCAGGCGTAGATGCCCCCTTTTTCCGGATAGGCACAGCCGAGTTCGGCGGATACCAGGGCAAAGGGCACAAAGAAAAACAGCCCCAGAAACATCCACCAGAAAATACTCGAGGTACCGATGGCGGCGGTGGCGGCAAGGGTGTCCACCAACAGGATGGCGGACACGGTAAACAGGATCATGTCCCGTTTACCCAGATTCTTTTTGACGGCTACTTCTGTCACGGAGATTCTCCCGCGTTACTTATTTTATTATTTCGTTTGTGTCGGTCAGTATCAGCCGGCGCGCCGCGGATTACTCCGCGGGCACACCCAGTTGCGCAGATTTGATTTCGGTAAATTCTTCCACGCCGTGGTGGGAAAACTCGCGGCCATTGCCGCTCTGTTTGTAGCCGCCGAACGGCGCCTGATAGTTGAACTCACCACCGTTGACAAAACACAGGCCGGCGCGAATGCGTCGCGCAATGGCCAGTGCGTCCTTGTGGTCTTTGGCGTAGACACCGGACGACAGGCCGTAAGGCGTGTCGTTGGCAATGGTCACCGCCTGGTCCAGATCGTCGTAGGCAATCACGCACAGCACCGGGCCGAAAATTTCCTCGCGGGCAATGCGCATGTCATTGGTGACATCAGCAAATACCGTCGGCCGCGCATAAAAGCCTTGCGCCAGCCCTTGCGGTTTGCCGGCGCCGCCACACAGCAGGGTCGCGCCCTCGTCGAGACCGATCTGGATATAGTCCTGTACCTGCTGCCACTGGCGCAGTGAAGACAGCGGGCCCATAAACGCATTTTCGCCCATGCCCACTTCGATCTCGGCCACACGGGCGCGGATGATTTCCAGGGCCTCGTCGTAGCGGCTCCGGGGTACCAGCATGCGGGTGAGCGCGGTGCAGGTCTGGCCGCTGTTGATCATCACGTCGTCCACCCCGTAGCGCACCGCGGTGGTGAAGTCGCTGTCCGCGGTAATGATGTACGGGGACTTGCCGCCCAGCTCCTGGGTCACGCGTTTTACGGTGGGCGCACAGGCCTTGGCGATCTCGATGCCGGCGCGGGTGGAGCCGGTGAACGACAACATGTCCACCAGCGGGTGCTCGCACAGCGCCTGGCCGACAACCGGGCCGCGACCGGGCACCAGATTGAACACGCCCGCGGGCAGCCCCGCCGCATGGAAAATTTCCGCCATCAGGTAGTCCTGCAGCGGGGTCTGCTCGGACGGCTTGACCACCATGGTGCAGCCCGCCGCCAGTGCGGCGCCGACCTTGCCCACGAACTGGTGCAGGGGGTAATTCCAGGGGTTGATAAAGCCGCACACACCGGCGGCTTCCCGCCACACCAGCGAGTGGCCATGCTCGGCGGTCTCCTCGGTAATTCCGGTGTGCTCGGCGAACAGGCGCATGGCCTCGATGGGGCCCTCCACATGCAGCCAACCGGTGATATGGCGCGGGCAGCCCAGGCTGTCGGATACCGCGGCCACCAGCTCGTCCTGACGGGCTTCCATCAGGTCGGCGGCGTGCAACAGCAACGCGCGGCGCTCGCTGGCGGGGGTGTTGGCCCAGGCATCGAAGGCGCGGGCCGCGGCCTGCACGGCGCGATCCACATCGGCCACGCTGCCTGCGGGCACTCGGGTAATCAGGGATTCGGTTGCGGGATTGATGGCTTCCAGCCATTCGCCGGAGGTGGACGCGGTCCACTGGCCATCGATATAGATCTTGTTATGGTTTTGCATCTTACTCGACTTGCTTACTGCAGTTTTGCGGCGAGATTCGACCCTCGCGACGATTGGCGCCAATTTCATCGACCGAAACTGGCGCACATCGTCTATCAAACGGACAATCTGCGCAATAGTTAGACTTTTTCGAATGATTATTCAGTATGCGGGAAGGTCAAGCGGGGCCCAATCACCTGAACAGGTGATACGGCAGGGTGCAGGTGTTACGCGGGCGGTGACGCACCGCTGGCGGGCGCCGCAAGCCCCTGCTGCAGGGCCTTGGCTTCCGGCGCCAGCGACGCCCCGCGGCTCTCCAGCCAGCGAAACACCCGCTCCAGCACCAGCCGGGTACGCTGGTTGATGGCGCCGCGGTGATCATTCACCAGATACAGGAACTGGCCGATGGTGTAGGAGCGCTCGATCACCGGGGCCAGGCGACCGCTCTTCAGGTCTTCACTCACCTCAAGCCGGTCCGCCAGTGCCACGCCCATGCCCAGGCGCGCGGCCTCGATCGCCTGGTAGGCATAATCCACCGACATGCCATTGACCGACGGCGCGTAGTCCACACCCTGGGCGGTAAACCAGCCCGGCCACTGCTGCTGGCGGTCGTGCAGCAGCGGCAATGCCAGCAGATCCCCCGGGCGCAACGCGCGACTCAGATCCTCCCGCGCGCGCAGCAGCTGTGGACCCGCCACCGGCAAATAGTGCTCCTGATACAACGGCGTCACCTGCCGTCCCGGTGCCTCCGGCTCGCCGAGACAGATGGCGATATCCGCCTCGTCGTCGAGGCGCCGCGCGCGGGGCTCGATGGTGGTTACCCGCAGGCGGATCTCGGGATAGCGCTGCTGTACCTCCGCCAGAATCCGCAGCAGCCAGCGGCTGGCAATGGTGGCGGTGGTGGCGATCACCACCTCCCCGGACAGGTTGCCTGGATCCAGGGTAACCAGCCCCTGCTCCAGGCGGCCGAAGGCTTCGGACACCGCGCGGTGCAGGCGCTTGCCCGCGGCGGTCAGCGACAGACGATTGCCGGTACGCAGGAACAGCGGCGTACCCAACCGCTCCTCCAGCTCGCGGATCTGGCGACTGAGCGCCGGGTGCGACACATGCAGCTCCTCCGCCGCCCGCCGCAGGTGGCAGTGGCGTCCCACCGCATAAAAGCTGCGCAGGGAAGTCAGGGACAGGTTTCGGAGCTCGGTGGCCATGGATTGAACCTCGTTGCGGTGCCTTTTTGGTACCAAACCGGCAATTAAATGTTAATTGTGTTCGCAAAATCAAACCATAGACTTGTGCTAAACCCTATACATCCATTCACACAATAAAAGTCGGATGCATTCCATGACTGATACCCGCCAAGTCCGCGCCTCTCAAGTGCGTATCAATGGCCAGCGCCTGTGGGACTCCCTGATGGAGATGGCCGCCATCGGCGCCACCGACAAGGGCGGCTGCAACCGCCAGGCGCTCACCGACCTCGACAAGCAGGGCCGCGACCTCTTCGTACAGTGGTGCGAAGACGCCGGTTGCAGCGTCACCTTCGATGAAATGGGCAACATCTTCGCCCAACGTCCGGGTAAAAACCCGGACTTGCCACCGGTACTCACCGGCTCCCATCTCGACACCCAGCCCACCGGCGGCAAGTTCGACGGCGTCTATGGCGTGCTCGCGGGACTCGAGGTGGTACGCAGCCTGAACGACGCCGATATCGAAACCGAAGCGCCGCTGGAAGTCGCCGTGTGGACCAACGAAGAAGGTGCCCGTTTCTCCCCCGCCATGATTGGCTCCGGGGTCTGGGCGGGTGAATTCGACCTCGACTATGCCTACGCCCGTGAAGACAAGGAAGGCAAAACCTTCGGCGAGGAACTCGCGCGCATCGGCTACAAAGGGGACACCCCCGCCAAGCCGCGCCCGCTCGCCGCCGCGTTCGAAGTGCACATCGAACAGGGTCCCATTCTCGAGGCCGAAGAGAAAACCATCGGTGTGCTGAGCGGCGTACAGGGCATGTACTGGTACGACCTCACCCTGATCGGCCAGCCCTGCCACGCCGGCCCCAGCCCCATGGAAACCCGTCGCGACCCGTTTATGGGCCTGCACCGCATCCTCGACGAACTGTACAAACTCGCCGCCGAACACGGCCCCTGGGCCCGCGCTACCTTCGGCGACATCCGCGTCGAGCCGGGCAGCCGCAACACCGTGCCGGAAAAACTCGTCCTCGCCGTCGACCTGCGCCACCCGGACCAGAAAATTCTCGACAGCATGGACCAGCGCTTCCGCGAAATCGCCGCCCGTGTCGCGGATGAAACCGGCCTCGAACACCAGATCCGCGACGAATGGCGCTCCCCCGCCGTCGCCTTCGATCAAAGCTGCGTGGAAGCCGTGCGCAGCGCCGTCGCCGAGCTGGGTTACAGCAACAAGGAAATGGTCTCCGGTGCCGGACACGACTCCGTGTACATCTCCCGCGTCGCACCCACCAGCATGATCTTTGTGCCCTGTGAAAAAGGCCTGAGCCACAACGAAGCGGAAAACGCGGAGCCAGAGGATCTGGAGGCCGGTGCAAACGTACTGCTGCACGCGATGCTAAAAATGGCAAAGACGAGCTAACAAGGCTCAACACTTAATGCGAAGCCGCCGATGCCGGTGAACCTTCGCGAGACCTTCGAAAACAGGGATGTTTTCGCAGAGCCCCCAGGGATGGGTACACGGCGTGTCTCGCGAAGGTTCACCGGTAGCGGCGGCGCCACGGAACCGCGCGAGCGGTACCACGGACTCCGAAAAAATTCGAGAAAGACGATGACTGAATTTACCTACAAACACCGCAACGACAACGGCAATACCGCGCGCCTCGACAACTGGGGCATCGACTCCGAATACGGCGTGCTCACCGACCTGCTCGTCGGCCCGATTGACAACTACACCTGGCAGACCGGCAACGCCGCCAGCCGTCGCTCCATCCGCCTCGGCCGCCAGTTCGATGCCGCCGTCGCCAAACGCCAGCACCAGGAAATGCTCGACGCCTACAAACACGCCGGCGTCACCACCCACCTGTTGCCCGCCGATAGCAACCTCCCCTATCAGCTCTACGCCCGCGACAGCAGCGTCATGACCCCCTGGGGCCCGATTGTTACCCAGATGTACTCCCCCTGGCGCCGCGGCGAATGGGTGGACGTCGTAAAGACCTACCAGAAACTCGACATCCCCATTTACGACATTATCACCGCCGGCAGCCTGGAAGGCGGCGACTTCATGGTGCTTGAGCCGGGGGTCATCCTGTGCGGCTACTCCGGTGAGCGCACCTCACCGCAAGGCTTCAATCAAATGAAGAGCTGGATCGAAAAAGAAGGCTGGGAAGTGAAAGGTTACGAGTTCGACCCCTACTTCCTGCACATCGACGTGCTGGTAGCGGCACTGGCGGAAAAACTCGTCGCCGTGTGCGTGGACGCGGTGGAACCGGAACTGGTGCAGTGGTTCAAATCCCGCAACTTCGACATCATTGATATCTCCTACCCGCAGGTCATGGAGCTGGGCGTGAACGTGGTGGCGCTGGGTAACGACCGCGTGATGCTGCCGTCAGATAACACCGAGCTGAAGGAAAAATGTCGCGCGCGCGGCCTCGAAGTGATCGATCCGGATATCTCCATGATCACCGCCGGCGGTGGCGGTGTGCACTGCATGTGCCAGCCGCTGGCAAGAAAGCCCGCATAAGTCACACCGCAAATAAAAAAAGGTCGGCCCAGGGCCGACCTTTTTTT
Protein-coding sequences here:
- a CDS encoding TonB-dependent receptor, which encodes MGFSGYTSRRFTKNTLAVAVTGAFLSTMGISSGTFANQIEEVSVTAQKREQSVNDIGVSANAFSGEMMQNLGIDSAVDLGAHTPGLVTVNSTSGGTPVFAIRGIGLDDFSPNNSSGVGIYTDEVFASNPSFLGGQLFDIERVEVLKGPQGTLYGKNTTGGAINFISVKPTSEFEAFVDAGIGNFGAREMTGVVSGQISGEVLGRLSLNMAKADGWQEDPQTGRVFGSVDRSAGRGQVSFPFADNGEALVKVYFSRDKSTPVSPQVSGLGDAFGDPSFDELNSNDDASTVNVGDLKVARDESGHGASLNLSYGFETFDFISISAIDAYDREVVDNYGGSSAAILDLYQDNEMSQWSQEFRVVSNGDGATTWVAGVNISEDTVNVRDVFDDSFFVTDSVASTFVLDPADVSAQGWDLLTAEYEQVTKSWGAYLHTETALGDSFNLVAGIRYSADDRTFDGISTNHDDIYSFNDTIAELNDSSSENAVTGKLGLDWQLHDDLLLYANVSNSYKAGAYYGAAILDDASWAYVEPEKVLSFEAGFKATLFDASLQLNGALFSLDYTDRQSLVTIIVDDFSNYLEFPVADTTLVNVPESKTNGFELDLHWLPTDNLTVMAGVAFLDSEVTRAPGTADMRGIAADPSVNDNADGVNQLFVDALAAPLPAGASLSQAPEWSYNSLVAYDLPLADYNLRLQTSYTYSDEMTAQLADDNALSGPVHSWDAEASLSDAGERWEVSGWIKNIEDSSAETYAFSSFAGRSFYRQAPTTFGVSVRYNIF
- a CDS encoding APC family permease, with amino-acid sequence MTEVAVKKNLGKRDMILFTVSAILLVDTLAATAAIGTSSIFWWMFLGLFFFVPFALVSAELGCAYPEKGGIYAWVRDAFGGRWASRISWSYWVNVAIWMPAIFILFAGVAKQLFWPGMGVAVQIGLGIVLTWVAVIANVVTLNVGKWVPNIGAIIKIVIFFVISAGAVFYAAENGLANPITFESIKPNLGDSLQYIPAIIYGMLGFELISASSEEMRNPQRDVPRSILISGAIILLLYILGTTAILAAIPAKDIDLVEGLVDTLELFFASLPFGETVVMLLGVGALYTFFSNGVTWAIGGNRAAAEAAEEGELPKAFAIKSRSRNTPVGAAVLMGLMSTFILVLYGFLVETNEDLFWSLFAFSGVIFLLPYVGMFLAFLKMRRTDGARARPFRVPGGDGFARALTLFCVAVLAGSIFLFIYTPGEGVQWPVLIGSVVTLLLGELAILWAEKQNGKLASETSGVLTAL
- a CDS encoding aldehyde dehydrogenase family protein; the encoded protein is MQNHNKIYIDGQWTASTSGEWLEAINPATESLITRVPAGSVADVDRAVQAAARAFDAWANTPASERRALLLHAADLMEARQDELVAAVSDSLGCPRHITGWLHVEGPIEAMRLFAEHTGITEETAEHGHSLVWREAAGVCGFINPWNYPLHQFVGKVGAALAAGCTMVVKPSEQTPLQDYLMAEIFHAAGLPAGVFNLVPGRGPVVGQALCEHPLVDMLSFTGSTRAGIEIAKACAPTVKRVTQELGGKSPYIITADSDFTTAVRYGVDDVMINSGQTCTALTRMLVPRSRYDEALEIIRARVAEIEVGMGENAFMGPLSSLRQWQQVQDYIQIGLDEGATLLCGGAGKPQGLAQGFYARPTVFADVTNDMRIAREEIFGPVLCVIAYDDLDQAVTIANDTPYGLSSGVYAKDHKDALAIARRIRAGLCFVNGGEFNYQAPFGGYKQSGNGREFSHHGVEEFTEIKSAQLGVPAE
- a CDS encoding LysR substrate-binding domain-containing protein, whose product is MATELRNLSLTSLRSFYAVGRHCHLRRAAEELHVSHPALSRQIRELEERLGTPLFLRTGNRLSLTAAGKRLHRAVSEAFGRLEQGLVTLDPGNLSGEVVIATTATIASRWLLRILAEVQQRYPEIRLRVTTIEPRARRLDDEADIAICLGEPEAPGRQVTPLYQEHYLPVAGPQLLRAREDLSRALRPGDLLALPLLHDRQQQWPGWFTAQGVDYAPSVNGMSVDYAYQAIEAARLGMGVALADRLEVSEDLKSGRLAPVIERSYTIGQFLYLVNDHRGAINQRTRLVLERVFRWLESRGASLAPEAKALQQGLAAPASGASPPA
- a CDS encoding Zn-dependent hydrolase; the encoded protein is MTDTRQVRASQVRINGQRLWDSLMEMAAIGATDKGGCNRQALTDLDKQGRDLFVQWCEDAGCSVTFDEMGNIFAQRPGKNPDLPPVLTGSHLDTQPTGGKFDGVYGVLAGLEVVRSLNDADIETEAPLEVAVWTNEEGARFSPAMIGSGVWAGEFDLDYAYAREDKEGKTFGEELARIGYKGDTPAKPRPLAAAFEVHIEQGPILEAEEKTIGVLSGVQGMYWYDLTLIGQPCHAGPSPMETRRDPFMGLHRILDELYKLAAEHGPWARATFGDIRVEPGSRNTVPEKLVLAVDLRHPDQKILDSMDQRFREIAARVADETGLEHQIRDEWRSPAVAFDQSCVEAVRSAVAELGYSNKEMVSGAGHDSVYISRVAPTSMIFVPCEKGLSHNEAENAEPEDLEAGANVLLHAMLKMAKTS
- a CDS encoding dimethylarginine dimethylaminohydrolase family protein: MTEFTYKHRNDNGNTARLDNWGIDSEYGVLTDLLVGPIDNYTWQTGNAASRRSIRLGRQFDAAVAKRQHQEMLDAYKHAGVTTHLLPADSNLPYQLYARDSSVMTPWGPIVTQMYSPWRRGEWVDVVKTYQKLDIPIYDIITAGSLEGGDFMVLEPGVILCGYSGERTSPQGFNQMKSWIEKEGWEVKGYEFDPYFLHIDVLVAALAEKLVAVCVDAVEPELVQWFKSRNFDIIDISYPQVMELGVNVVALGNDRVMLPSDNTELKEKCRARGLEVIDPDISMITAGGGGVHCMCQPLARKPA